The segment AAAGCGACCCCAAAGAATGAGTCAACAACAAAAGTGTCATCTAGCCTTCTTGTGTTACCTTTTTTTGGTAGTCATGTCTGCTTCGCAAGCCTGATTTTGGCTGGTTCCTTTGGATATCTGGGAAAATATTGAGATGGTTATTAATTAAGCAAATAAAATCAAGAAGGATGTCTCTTGATCAACACTTACAGATGAAGtacataattaaaagaaaaagattgttATTTGTACCTTGGAACCTTCTAGACCCTGGAGAGATTTTACTTTAAGAACAATATATTAGACAATCAATATAACACAGCAAATTAATAGACATCGAAGGAGGAGCAATCCTGCCTTCATACTATGTTTTCCTTTCAGTCTCAATTCTTCCCAAAAGAGCTCTCCCTGAAACAATAACAACACAATGATACATGATATTTTTCTTCCATGTGCAAAAAGTAAAGCTCACGGGAGATGAAGAAAAACAAACCTCGTAGTGCAAGGAACTTGTCTCACACAGAGATAACTCTGCTTCTTCTAGCTCACTGCAATGGATAAATCTGAACTTACATTGTAGTCCCTGCATACACCAAGCTAGGATCGGTTGTCTTCTTCATCCTAAAGTATTATTTGTTCACTGGAACACAAACACTTCATCCTCATCTTACTTACTTTGTCTTTAGATCCGTCTTCCATAAATACCCTAtcacataaataattattatgaaacattttaaataagattTTGATGAAACACGTAATCCGTGAGCTATCACTTGGATAAAGGGTTGACTACAGAAATCTCAGAAAATCAATAAACAAAAGGATCATGCTACAAAAGAATCATGCTACAAAGAGCAGAGAATTAATGTAAGAAAGTAAATCAAGTGGTTCATGTATCTGAAAGAAAGCGTCACATGTGAGAAAGTAAATCAAGTGGTTCATTTTACATGTAAAAGTGTAATGATAAATAGTTATTGGAAGGTAAATATAAGAATTTGTTTAAGTGAGAAAAATGAAGAAATTAAGAAGGGGTTGTTCAATGACCAACAACGAACTATATGCATGTCACAAGTAAAGGaaatacattttgacaaagcaAGAGGTGTTTATTTCTATCAAATCCAATATAACCCGATTGCATATGGTGCCTACAAATATGCAGGTCTGATCATGTACTAACCTGAGGATTCATGGCCGAGGGAAGCTAAGATTTTGCTCAGATCCAAATCAGAAGaccaaaaggaaataaaaacagaggaaagagGGTCTTACGGAGTGGGGAAGATGGGGGGAGACGTATACTCCGACGATTGGAGGACCACAGAATCCACCGCCACCATGACTTGACCTGTTGCACGGGATCAAAAGAATTTATACAATGAATTTCATATACTGATTTTACAGAACCCATACCTGCAACTTATAAGATAATAATCACATTATTAAGCTTTTACCTTAtcaattataacaaaataagaTAGGGAGAAGGGGAAGGGAAGATTACGTAGCTGTACTAAGCATCTGAGAGACTCAGAATAATCTTTATCCAGTTTTTGCAGCTCACATGTTTAGTACCAACCAGTTCCAACGAAAgcatgattaaaaaaattgggtTCAGATTGAAAGGAAGTTCGTGAATGAGAAAGATATGGAACCTGGTGGTGAAAAGCTTGATGGATTGATTCCAATACTTGATTGATTTCAACTAATCTCACAGGATCCAGTTCGAGATCTCTTTGTTAGACACTGTAAGAAGACATGGATCAAATATAAGAGAGAGAGTCAGGTTCGAGAGAGTCAGGAATAATCTTACCATGTTTCTGCAACTCTGAACCTACTAAACAGCTCCAACGAATGCATCATAAATCTTCATGAGGGAAGATGCACGATATTGAGAGAGAGGAAACAAAAAGAGATGGAACCTGAATGATTAGGGGATGCGCATAGAAGCTTGCACACATGCTGATCCCAAATCCAGTGCTTTGTTTCTTCGCACTGATCGAATCCTTACGGATTAGCACGGAGCTGGAGGAAGAGAAAGGAAGCTGCTTGGCACGTTGGCTTGGTGATTAAATCTCAAACTTTTTCAAATCACTGGATCTATGTTGAAtcgaaaagaagaagaaaattgcATGGCAGGAAATGAAGAGATCagttaaaaattgtttatagggtaggaagaagaagaagattgacgGTGCAAATAAAAATTGATGGTTGGGTTTCTGTAACACTTTTTTCTTAGAGAAGCGATGGAAGTTGAGACCTTGATGTTTTTCATTTTGAtcaatatttaacaaaaatgaCATGGCAGATTGAAGCTCCCTAATTGCATGATTTAATTTGCTGAGTTGGACACTCTCTCCTTTGAGAATATTtgctttttactttttagtatagtatagatgTCAACGTGTTGTTTTTATTACATCCCACATTCACATCtctttacataaaaataaaataattaaaatgaagaGTGCTTATGAGCATAATAATTGTAGTCctttaagaataaaatttttattttatgttaaaacatCAAAATGTACTATTAATCATCAATTGTTTAATAAAACATCAAATGTTGTTTTTAGcacaaaaaaaacatcaattGTTTACTAgttctaaatttctaatataCACAGcataaaattacatatagaTTGTAAATGGATTTACTGCCATtcaattaagcaaaaaaaagaaggagTATCACATATATTGCCAAATGGTCATTTTCATGAAGTTTTTCATCATAAGACCATGATATAATCatcatcatatataaataaagtaaagaAAGTAGAAACAGTTTTGGAAGCTATCAACATAACAACAATAtgagaatttttaaaaaatttggcgGAATTACTGGTGGGGAGCCTTAGATCAGAACATCGTCGGACGGTGAGGAATCCACCAAGTTGAGAATGGTATTCCAGTAGTTCTTGTTATCCTCATAGTAGCTATATTCACTCTCATTGACCTCGACCGCGTTTTTACCGGCGGAGAGACTCCGATCAACTGAATCACTGAGTAAGAGGCTCGTGAATCCCTCTTCGATTCCTTCTTCTGGACAGTTGATTTGTCTCATCCAGTCGTCGTGTTCGGAAGAGACGGCGACTCTGCTGTTTCTATTTCCCGTAGGGATACCTAAATGCATGATCATGGGAGGGAGATTCTCGGAGAATGTCACCGTCGATGTCGGAGACTCAAGCAGTTGATGATCTCCCATTCCTGTCAATATTTCCATTGTATCTATGTTATAAAAGAAGTCTTTAGTTTTTTGAGATCACAATATCTACTGCTTATTACCTTCGTTTGGTTTTGTCCAATTTGTTGATGCCTTGTGAGTCAAGCAAAGACTAGGAGCTGCTGCTTTCTTGTTTTGGTAATGCTGTAAATGGAGAAGCTTTGATTCTCTAGCTAGCCTTGCTTCAGCTTCGAGCCGAGCACTCTCCCATTGTGCCATGTGGCTAAGCGTGGCTAAGTTCTTATTAGATTGACCTGTGGAAGACAAGAGAGTCTCGTTTTTGTGCTTGTGTGTCACTGGATCTATCCCCATTTTGACCAGACGTTTCTTCAAGTGTGTGTTCCAGTAGTTCTTGATCTCGTTGTCTGTCCTTTTCGGTAAGTGAGTTGCAATCGCTGACCATCTGTGAGAAAATCAAGAGGATAGATCAAGAAATGACAAAAAAGATCAACGTACCTACTCTCTGGTGATTTGAGAGTCTTCTCACCTGTTTCCGAGGAGAGCGTGGAGTTGAATGATGGTTTGTTCTTCTTGTACACTGAACTTGCCTCTCTTGATGTCAGGTCTTAGGTAATTAGTCCATCTGAGTCTGCAACTCTTTCCACATCTTTGGAGACCTATATGGAACCCAAAGAAGGTTTCAATAGATGAATATTTGGTTTGTTGGAAgaggaaataaaagataatttggAAGTTACCGGCTTTCTCAGGCAAAGAGCGCCAGCTTCCATGGCCATGTTCTTCAATGTAAGCCAAGAGTTTCTGATCCTCTTCTGGTGTCCAGGGACCTTTCTTTAAACCATCCTTATCACAGCATGGCGATCTTCCCATTATTTGACACAAACTAAGGCTGCGAACctactaaatttaaaaatatcttcaaTATGATCCACTCTCTGTAATGAGGAGATAGTACTAGTCACTACATGAACATGATGATCCACAAAATCTGCTCTCTTGGCTTGGGGTCTGATTTATAAGAGGGAGAGACGCAACAGAAGATGTCTCTGTTTAGGTTCTGTAAGCTCCCCTTTTCTCGGTCTTTGACATGGATTGGCATTCAATTAGATGGGACCTAGTTGAATTATTACCTTTGTGGCTCAAACACCTTGATTTCCTTTTAAACACCCAACAGAGTACCCACATCAAGGTAAAAAACGGTTAATTTCAGAACCAGGAGTAAGTTTTCAGGTCAACATCTTGAAAAGCTTTGACATCTAAGTAAACCATCCTTGTTAGTTTCGCCAGCTTTCTCTCGTGTCAAGGTTTACTCTGATCCCTACATGTTTACATCCGCTATTATTACTTCTCGAAACTTTTGTTTTACACTAGATAGGGTATGCTCTAGGTTTCTTATTACAGGTATGCTAATGAGCTATGGTTTCTTGACATCTACAAAGATACTATCGTGTTCTCTCTCTTAGCTAGCTATTACTAGTTACCTAgttatatttctttatatataaaaaaacgttttttgtTCCTTTCACATTTTAGTTAGCTTTTACTAGAAACTGCACAGTAGTAAATGCTGTTAAATGGCggtgaagaagaggaagctgGCACTATAATGGGAAAAGCAAATTAGACAGAGATGATTGATGATGGTAGTAAATGTATTTTGAAACTTTTACAGTGTCGTATGTATACAGGCCACTTTAACTATTCAAGAGATTGCTAACCTTATAAATGAACAGAGGAAGCACTTTAGTGGAGGGGAGCAAGAAGAAAGGAGATGAAAAACCTTTCCTTGTGTGATTCCTTCACCATTTAATGAAAGTCCCACTAGCTGATACACTGTTCTTGGTGTCAAGTCACCAGAAGATCTTTTCTTTTCACAAAGATAAACATAAATAGACACTGAATGATCAAAAGCATCCAGAAACATAACCACCAAAAATAGTTACTGGTGATGTAAAAACCAGTATTTACTATGCAATTTACCATACGTTGATCATGTATGATTTCTGCAGCTACATTTCTCATCAATCTAGCAGGAAACTGACTAACTTATCTCATAATCTAGCTGGCAACTGACTATCTTAGATTTAACTAAGAATTGATATCTTATTTCTCAACTTTTTATCAGTTTACTTTAATGTTTTGGTTTTAGCATACATGGTTTGAATAGTTTACAGGTGATCAACCTTTGTTGACAGAGATAAACTTTTTGCTGCCAAGAAAGGTAGACGATTAATGGCAGTGACGGTGACATTAAAGAGATTTTACTAGACCAAACAAAGAAAGTGTGTATCATAGTGTGCTCCATGGCATCAAAGAAAGGATTTATTGAGGTGGGCAGAGAAACCTTAAGACAAAACTCATAGGCCCAAGAATTCTACcaataaagacaaaaagaaaagcaacAGTGTTTTTTTCTTAGTACGAAAAATTTCACATTGGATGTAAAGGACAATGGGGACAACTCTTTTAAATGTCTTTGCTGATTCATATTGACAGCTTCTACTCATTATGGTCCAAACAGTTCAAACTAAGCTCCGTAGATGCCACCTGCCAAAATCACATCTATCCACGTAGCTCAACCTCCCATGCAAAAATTGAGAGAAGTAAAAGCACTATTATCGGTGCATCTTAGGTTTGTCCTAAGCCattatttgacaaaaaataaatcaaaaatgtgCAATTAACCTAAGGACGTCCTTAGCTTAGATACAAGTTTACGCGTCCTTAGCTGTAACGTGTCGTCGTTGGAGTGGccgatggaaaaaaaaaaagcgatgtctgtttttcttctcttcctctctccgTCTCTGTTTCTTCATCATCTTTACCTCTGCTGCATCTGTGAAACTTACTCTACTGTAATTCCAACCATGTCGACTATTATGCAGAAGATCAAAGAAATCGAAGATGAGGTAATTTTGGATGCATAGAGATGTATATTCGAAACATTTGATCTTTTCAATTAAGAAAATTGACTGATTTTTCTGTGTTAATCTGGGTGGTTTGTTCCATTTTATGTATGTCCTCGATGGCTAGGACTCAGAAGAACAAGGCCACCTCGCATCATTTTGGTTTGTTAAAGGTATTTCATTTTAGCTTAGATTGAGCTTTGAATGGTCAGATTGATTTATAGCTGATCTTGATACGACTGTGTATATGGACTTTAGCATAAGGATTAATTTTGATATATGGCGTTTTCTCTTGCAAAGTTCCTTGGAAACTGATATTTTTGCATAAGAAGTTGTCGTGGGCTCAGAAAGGAGAAGTGTTTCAGACTCCCAAATCCAAAAGCTTCGAAATTCAGGTTAGGTTTTTCTAAAACTATGTTCGTCTCTACCAACTCTGTTCTTATATTCCATTCACCATttcataacttttttaaaaaactcatcTTCTGGAATCAACAACAGGTCACATGCGGTACTCAGACCACTAAAAGCTTCAATGAAGACAACAAGGTGTGTTCTTTTTCCTT is part of the Raphanus sativus cultivar WK10039 chromosome 5, ASM80110v3, whole genome shotgun sequence genome and harbors:
- the LOC130512462 gene encoding transcription factor MYB106-like isoform X2 yields the protein MPIHVKDREKGSLQNLNRDIFCCVSPSYKSDPKPREQILWIIMFISPCCDKDGLKKGPWTPEEDQKLLAYIEEHGHGSWRSLPEKAGLQRCGKSCRLRWTNYLRPDIKRGKFSVQEEQTIIQLHALLGNRWSAIATHLPKRTDNEIKNYWNTHLKKRLVKMGIDPVTHKHKNETLLSSTGQSNKNLATLSHMAQWESARLEAEARLARESKLLHLQHYQNKKAAAPSLCLTHKASTNWTKPNEGMGDHQLLESPTSTVTFSENLPPMIMHLGIPTGNRNSRVAVSSEHDDWMRQINCPEEGIEEGFTSLLLSDSVDRSLSAGKNAVEVNESEYSYYEDNKNYWNTILNLVDSSPSDDVLI
- the LOC130512462 gene encoding transcription factor MYB106-like isoform X1 produces the protein MGRSPCCDKDGLKKGPWTPEEDQKLLAYIEEHGHGSWRSLPEKAGLQRCGKSCRLRWTNYLRPDIKRGKFSVQEEQTIIQLHALLGNRWSAIATHLPKRTDNEIKNYWNTHLKKRLVKMGIDPVTHKHKNETLLSSTGQSNKNLATLSHMAQWESARLEAEARLARESKLLHLQHYQNKKAAAPSLCLTHKASTNWTKPNEGMGDHQLLESPTSTVTFSENLPPMIMHLGIPTGNRNSRVAVSSEHDDWMRQINCPEEGIEEGFTSLLLSDSVDRSLSAGKNAVEVNESEYSYYEDNKNYWNTILNLVDSSPSDDVLI
- the LOC130512683 gene encoding uncharacterized protein LOC130512683 gives rise to the protein MEKKKAMSVFLLFLSPSLFLHHLYLCCICETYSTVIPTMSTIMQKIKEIEDEDSEEQGHLASFWFVKVPWKLIFLHKKLSWAQKGEVFQTPKSKSFEIQVTCGTQTTKSFNEDNKLTHWMK